The following are encoded together in the Thermococcus alcaliphilus genome:
- the lrpA gene encoding HTH-type transcriptional regulator LrpA — translation MLDERDKVIIEMLTKDARTPFTEIAKVLGISETAVRKRVRALEEKGIIQQYTIKVNPQKLGYNLISITGVDTKPEKLFEVANKLKEFEFVRELYLSSGDHMIMAEIWAKDGEDLADIMSNKIGKIDGVTKVCPAIILERLK, via the coding sequence ATGTTAGACGAAAGGGATAAGGTCATAATTGAGATGCTGACGAAGGATGCGAGGACACCTTTCACGGAAATAGCTAAGGTCTTGGGTATAAGCGAGACGGCCGTAAGAAAAAGGGTTAGGGCTCTGGAAGAGAAGGGCATAATACAGCAGTATACAATCAAAGTAAACCCCCAAAAACTTGGGTACAACTTAATAAGCATAACCGGAGTTGATACAAAGCCAGAAAAGCTGTTTGAAGTCGCAAACAAACTGAAGGAGTTTGAATTTGTTAGGGAGCTTTACCTTTCAAGTGGCGATCACATGATAATGGCAGAAATCTGGGCAAAAGACGGAGAGGATTTAGCGGATATTATGTCAAACAAAATAGGAAAAATTGATGGGGTTACAAAGGTTTGTCCTGCGATAATTCTAGAGCGCTTAAAGTAA
- the rlmD gene encoding 23S rRNA (uracil(1939)-C(5))-methyltransferase RlmD, which yields MRASVERLSEEGFGEAKVGKKTILVPFTSPGDVVEIKRWHREKKRLVAHDYEIVEFSPNRVEPACQYFGRCGGCLLQHIPYKEQIKFKEEKIARLLNIEVEVLPSPKIYGHRNRIDVATTTSGIGFRRRGTWWDVIEIEECKVFGENSKKALSALREFIEDFRIQLWDLKKSEGFLRYIVLREGKFTGELMANLVTSTGKLPEEVSHYFDFVDSLYWSINETKSDVSYGEPRKSWGMEFIREKLDNVVYLIHPNSFFQTNSYQAVNLLKKVAEFVEGEKVLDLYSGVGTFGIYLAKRGFKVEGVEINPFAVEMAKKNAEINNVEAEFRVGADKDIETLGLYDTVIVDPPRAGLHPKLIRKILNDLPDNLVYVSCNPKTFAENIEKLKDKYSLESIIGLDMFPHTPHVELIAKLSLKNEL from the coding sequence ATGAGAGCAAGTGTAGAAAGACTAAGTGAGGAAGGATTCGGAGAAGCAAAGGTCGGGAAAAAGACCATATTGGTTCCGTTTACTTCTCCAGGTGACGTTGTTGAAATCAAGAGATGGCACAGAGAGAAGAAAAGGCTCGTTGCTCATGATTATGAAATAGTGGAATTTTCTCCTAACAGGGTAGAGCCAGCTTGCCAGTATTTTGGACGATGTGGGGGATGCTTGCTTCAGCATATCCCTTACAAGGAGCAGATAAAGTTTAAAGAAGAGAAAATTGCTCGTCTTCTTAACATTGAAGTAGAAGTACTCCCCTCCCCAAAAATCTACGGGCATAGAAACAGAATTGACGTTGCAACAACAACGAGTGGGATAGGGTTTAGGAGAAGGGGAACTTGGTGGGATGTTATTGAGATTGAGGAGTGTAAAGTGTTCGGGGAAAACAGCAAAAAAGCATTGAGTGCATTGAGGGAATTTATAGAGGATTTTAGAATCCAACTTTGGGATTTAAAAAAGAGTGAGGGTTTTTTGAGATACATTGTGCTTAGAGAGGGGAAATTTACAGGAGAATTAATGGCAAATTTAGTAACCTCTACCGGGAAACTTCCCGAGGAAGTCAGCCACTATTTTGATTTTGTTGACTCCCTTTATTGGAGTATCAACGAGACTAAAAGCGATGTGTCCTATGGTGAGCCGAGAAAATCTTGGGGAATGGAATTCATCAGAGAAAAGCTTGACAACGTGGTTTACCTAATCCATCCCAACTCATTTTTCCAAACGAACTCATATCAAGCAGTTAACCTCCTAAAAAAGGTTGCAGAATTTGTAGAAGGTGAAAAAGTACTTGACCTTTATTCTGGGGTGGGAACCTTTGGGATATATCTCGCCAAGAGGGGATTTAAGGTAGAGGGTGTTGAAATAAACCCGTTTGCAGTTGAGATGGCCAAGAAAAATGCGGAAATAAACAACGTTGAGGCTGAATTTAGAGTTGGCGCTGATAAGGATATTGAAACTCTGGGCCTCTATGATACGGTTATAGTAGACCCCCCAAGAGCGGGCTTACATCCAAAACTCATAAGAAAGATTTTGAATGATTTACCAGATAATCTGGTCTATGTCTCCTGCAATCCAAAAACTTTTGCTGAAAATATCGAAAAGCTTAAAGATAAGTACTCTCTAGAAAGTATAATTGGGCTCGACATGTTTCCTCATACCCCGCATGTTGAACTCATCGCAAAGTTGAGTTTGAAGAATGAACTTTAA
- a CDS encoding ArsR family transcriptional regulator — protein MPTYCRTTLISDKGVNTNGVFVMVARKDIVYKLLATKKKATSLQKLSEELETPMPHLLNALRHLESEGLVEISFGEEKATIMVKAKTIEDYF, from the coding sequence ATGCCAACTTACTGCAGGACAACCCTTATTAGTGATAAAGGAGTAAATACTAATGGTGTTTTCGTGATGGTTGCTAGAAAAGATATCGTCTACAAACTCCTGGCGACCAAGAAAAAAGCTACTTCTCTTCAGAAGTTGAGTGAAGAGCTCGAAACCCCCATGCCCCACCTTTTGAATGCTTTAAGGCATTTAGAATCCGAAGGGCTTGTTGAAATATCCTTCGGGGAGGAAAAAGCTACAATAATGGTAAAGGCAAAGACTATTGAAGATTACTTTTGA
- the pyrE gene encoding orotate phosphoribosyltransferase — protein sequence MEMSMKKDQLIEMIFKEKAIEFGHFILSSGKESDYYINIKKLITNPKALRLIAFLMKAKTEELGLEYDKIAGPELGAVPIAVSLALETEKPILIVRKKKKSYGTGRQIEGVITPGDRVLLVEDVTTTGNSVLRAAKVLEGEGAKVVAIMVVVDREEGAKELLLREGYTLIPLVTVGELFEYKEKQGKDQK from the coding sequence ATGGAGATGTCAATGAAAAAAGACCAGCTTATCGAAATGATCTTCAAAGAAAAAGCAATCGAGTTCGGTCATTTTATCCTGAGCTCCGGAAAAGAAAGTGACTATTACATAAACATCAAAAAACTGATAACCAATCCAAAAGCCCTAAGGCTTATTGCCTTCCTTATGAAGGCCAAGACAGAGGAGCTAGGCCTTGAGTACGACAAAATAGCTGGGCCAGAGTTGGGGGCGGTTCCTATAGCTGTCTCTTTGGCCTTGGAAACAGAAAAGCCCATTTTAATAGTGCGTAAAAAGAAAAAAAGCTATGGGACCGGAAGGCAGATTGAAGGAGTAATAACACCTGGAGATAGGGTTCTTTTGGTTGAGGATGTTACAACGACAGGAAATAGCGTTTTAAGGGCTGCAAAAGTCTTAGAGGGAGAAGGTGCAAAGGTAGTTGCTATTATGGTAGTGGTCGATAGAGAAGAAGGCGCGAAAGAGTTACTATTGAGAGAAGGCTACACTTTAATTCCTCTTGTGACCGTTGGAGAACTATTTGAATACAAAGAAAAGCAGGGGAAGGATCAAAAGTAA
- the pyrB gene encoding aspartate carbamoyltransferase gives MRFQDVISINDFRKEDIDYVLRVAERLEEELKKEGTLKYAKGKVLATLFFEPSTRTRLSFESAMHRLGGAVIGFAEASTTSVKKGESLMDTIRTVENYADVIVIRHPREGAARLAAEVARVPVINAGDGANQHPTQTLLDLYTIKKEFGKIDGLDIALLGDLKYGRTVHSLAKALSYYNVRLYFVAPKGLEMPRHIVEEISNKVEIVETSDLEAVIPKVDVLYVTRIQKERFPDPAEYNKIKGSYKVDLKVLEKAKDTLKVMHPLPRVDEIAYEVDNTKYSAYFRQVWSGIPVRMALLGIVLGVIE, from the coding sequence ATGAGGTTCCAAGACGTTATTAGTATAAACGATTTTAGAAAAGAAGATATAGACTATGTTTTGAGGGTTGCAGAAAGACTTGAAGAAGAACTTAAAAAAGAAGGGACACTCAAATACGCAAAAGGAAAAGTTCTGGCGACTCTTTTCTTCGAACCATCAACAAGAACAAGATTGAGCTTTGAAAGTGCAATGCACAGACTCGGTGGAGCGGTTATAGGGTTTGCCGAAGCATCAACCACAAGTGTCAAAAAAGGAGAGAGTCTAATGGATACGATAAGAACCGTAGAAAATTATGCAGATGTAATAGTTATAAGGCATCCACGAGAGGGAGCTGCAAGATTGGCTGCCGAGGTTGCAAGGGTTCCAGTAATAAACGCAGGGGATGGGGCAAATCAACATCCCACACAGACCTTACTTGACCTTTATACAATTAAAAAGGAATTTGGAAAAATAGATGGCCTTGACATTGCCCTTCTTGGAGATCTTAAGTATGGAAGAACCGTGCATAGCTTAGCAAAAGCTCTCTCTTATTACAACGTCAGGCTTTATTTTGTGGCTCCCAAAGGTTTAGAGATGCCAAGGCACATAGTTGAAGAGATATCAAACAAAGTCGAAATCGTAGAAACCAGTGACCTGGAAGCTGTAATCCCAAAAGTGGACGTGCTTTATGTAACAAGAATCCAGAAAGAGAGATTCCCAGATCCTGCAGAGTACAACAAAATCAAGGGGTCATATAAGGTGGATCTAAAGGTTCTTGAGAAGGCCAAAGATACGCTAAAGGTTATGCATCCTTTGCCAAGGGTTGATGAGATAGCATATGAAGTGGATAATACGAAGTACTCCGCATACTTCAGACAAGTGTGGAGCGGGATTCCAGTCAGGATGGCTCTTCTCGGCATTGTACTGGGGGTGATAGAATGA
- the pyrI gene encoding aspartate carbamoyltransferase regulatory subunit has translation MKELKVSAINKGTVIDHIPAGRGLKVLEILNLFGDNTILVAMNVRSGKLGRKDIIKVEGKILNEEEVNKIALIAPSATVNIIENWEVVEKRKVEIPDEIIGIIECANPNCITHYEEVTPKFKVLSKKPLKLKCHYCERTMEEDIVLKHLL, from the coding sequence ATGAAGGAGCTGAAAGTCTCAGCAATTAACAAAGGGACTGTAATAGATCACATACCTGCCGGCAGAGGGTTGAAAGTTCTTGAAATCTTAAATTTATTCGGAGACAATACGATACTCGTAGCTATGAACGTAAGAAGCGGAAAACTTGGAAGAAAAGACATCATAAAAGTTGAAGGAAAAATACTGAACGAAGAAGAAGTCAACAAAATAGCCCTCATAGCTCCAAGTGCCACAGTGAACATAATAGAGAACTGGGAAGTCGTGGAAAAGAGAAAGGTCGAAATACCGGATGAGATAATCGGAATCATAGAGTGTGCAAATCCCAATTGTATAACACACTACGAAGAAGTAACCCCAAAGTTTAAGGTACTCTCGAAGAAGCCACTTAAGTTAAAGTGTCACTACTGTGAAAGGACAATGGAAGAAGACATCGTGCTAAAACATCTGTTGTGA
- a CDS encoding dihydroorotase, producing MIIKGEIISKSFKGRGYIIIRNGVIRSVQREKPRGAIDIDAEDKLVIPGLIDMHAHFREPGYEHRETIESGSRAAVHGGVTTVALMPNTNPAMDNIEVIGYVKEKARKIGLVDVLPIGAITKGRNGKEITDFEKLAEHVVGFSDDGSTPQSFRVFLEAARYAKKVNKPILDHAEIKELSGGTMREGKFSRLYGISGIPDIAESIAVARDVEVARYTRAHIHIQHLSTKSSVDIVREGKKKGAPVSAEVTHHHLLFKDEDLKDRSPFKKVNPPLPREEDQEELIKGLLDGTVDIIVTDHAPYSLEEKNVDIEKAPFGISGIETLLSSLLLIAEKHEINFEILLEKVTYNPANLFNLPLRGDVREGYRADLVILDPDKEWKVTEKSLFSKGKNTPFLGRKLPGVVELTIKGSRIVYRGDHL from the coding sequence ATGATAATCAAAGGAGAGATAATCTCAAAGAGTTTCAAAGGAAGGGGATACATAATAATCAGGAATGGAGTAATCAGGAGCGTTCAGCGAGAAAAGCCAAGAGGGGCCATAGACATCGATGCAGAGGACAAACTTGTTATCCCTGGATTAATAGATATGCATGCTCATTTTCGAGAGCCCGGGTATGAACACAGAGAAACGATAGAAAGTGGGTCAAGAGCGGCTGTTCATGGAGGCGTTACAACTGTCGCCCTTATGCCAAATACTAATCCCGCCATGGACAATATCGAGGTAATAGGATACGTAAAAGAGAAAGCAAGAAAAATAGGGCTCGTTGACGTTCTCCCAATCGGGGCAATTACAAAAGGCAGGAATGGAAAAGAAATCACGGATTTTGAGAAATTAGCAGAACACGTTGTAGGCTTCAGTGATGATGGGTCAACTCCTCAAAGCTTCAGAGTATTTTTAGAAGCTGCGAGATATGCAAAAAAAGTAAACAAGCCAATCTTAGACCACGCAGAGATAAAGGAATTATCAGGAGGTACCATGAGAGAAGGGAAGTTCTCAAGGCTTTATGGCATAAGCGGAATCCCCGACATAGCTGAATCAATAGCCGTTGCAAGGGACGTGGAAGTGGCAAGATATACTAGAGCCCACATTCATATACAACACCTCTCAACAAAATCCTCCGTGGATATAGTTAGAGAAGGAAAGAAAAAAGGAGCCCCAGTATCTGCTGAAGTTACTCACCATCACCTCCTTTTTAAGGATGAAGACCTGAAAGATCGTTCTCCGTTTAAAAAGGTTAATCCACCTCTACCAAGGGAAGAGGATCAAGAGGAACTTATAAAAGGACTCCTTGATGGCACAGTAGACATAATAGTCACTGACCATGCTCCGTATTCTCTTGAGGAAAAGAACGTAGACATTGAAAAAGCACCCTTCGGAATAAGTGGTATTGAAACCCTGCTCTCATCTTTGTTGTTAATAGCAGAAAAACACGAGATCAATTTTGAAATCCTTTTAGAAAAGGTTACCTACAACCCAGCAAATCTCTTCAATCTTCCTCTAAGAGGAGACGTAAGAGAAGGATACAGAGCAGATTTGGTCATCTTAGATCCAGATAAAGAGTGGAAAGTCACAGAAAAAAGTTTATTTTCAAAAGGTAAGAACACTCCATTCCTCGGGAGAAAACTTCCAGGGGTAGTTGAGCTGACCATTAAAGGGAGCAGGATTGTATACCGGGGGGATCACCTTTGA
- a CDS encoding FAD-binding oxidoreductase, which translates to MIEAELIEKKIAKDYGFFKFKLHKKLKSPDAGQFIMLKALDEPILAKPFSIYSYKNKNLTLFIKRVGRLTGKIFSSPIGETFYIRGPYGTPYIEKINKGRKYILIGGGSGIAPLNFFSELYPELVYKKLYGFREKYIRELFEEEEQSTLVIEEESGKTVVDIFREVYSEELGILACGPIPMLRNLPHDSYVSLESVMGCGIGTCKSCAVKTKEGIKMVCKDGPLFRKEEIQWEWI; encoded by the coding sequence TTGATTGAAGCAGAACTTATAGAAAAGAAAATAGCAAAAGATTACGGATTCTTTAAATTTAAACTCCATAAAAAATTAAAAAGCCCGGATGCAGGACAGTTTATAATGCTAAAAGCTCTTGATGAGCCGATTCTTGCAAAGCCGTTCTCCATTTATTCCTACAAAAACAAAAACCTCACCCTATTTATAAAGCGTGTTGGAAGATTGACAGGAAAGATATTCTCCAGCCCTATAGGGGAGACGTTCTACATAAGAGGACCCTATGGAACACCGTACATTGAAAAGATCAACAAAGGGAGGAAGTATATTTTAATTGGAGGAGGAAGCGGGATAGCACCTTTAAATTTCTTTTCAGAGCTTTATCCCGAGCTTGTTTATAAAAAACTCTATGGATTTAGAGAAAAATACATAAGAGAGCTCTTCGAGGAGGAGGAGCAGTCGACCCTTGTAATAGAAGAAGAAAGTGGGAAAACTGTCGTGGACATATTTAGAGAGGTCTATTCAGAGGAACTAGGAATTTTAGCATGTGGTCCAATCCCAATGCTGAGAAACCTTCCTCACGATTCATACGTTTCCCTTGAGAGTGTAATGGGATGTGGAATAGGAACATGCAAAAGCTGTGCCGTAAAGACAAAAGAAGGCATTAAGATGGTATGCAAGGACGGACCACTCTTTAGGAAGGAGGAGATACAATGGGAGTGGATTTAA